The stretch of DNA CCACCGTGGCTACCAACCCCACCACCCGAACAATCCACTGGACTGTGGCGGCCTGGGGGGATTGGCTACCGTCGCTGGTGCCCACGGTGGCCAGGTTGCCCACCAGCGACCCCAGGTAAACGTACAGAATGGTGCCGGGCAGAATACCCACCGAGCCAATGACATAATCTTTGAGCGAGATCTGGCTCAGCCCCAGGGAATAGTTGAGCAGGTTAAAGGGAAAGACCGGCGACAGCCGCAGCAAAAAGATGATTTTGCGCCCCTCCCTGGCGATCGCGTCGTCGATGGCTTGAAATCGGGGGCTGTGGGCAATTTTGCTGGCCACCCAGTCGCGCGCCAGGTAGCGACCGACCCAAAAGGCCGCCGTTGCCCCCAGCATGGCCCCCACAAAGACCAGGAGGGAGCCCTTAACGACCCCAAACACCACCCCGGCCCCCAGGGTCACCACCGAGGCCGGCACAAAGGC from Leptolyngbya sp. KIOST-1 encodes:
- a CDS encoding TVP38/TMEM64 family protein, which translates into the protein MSIKLKSRPVSATTLRFLLGLGIGAVLPLTLAVAEMIAAPMTIALMLMLPMPVTQTTTMTTDLSLIGSLQQQLVQALAWIDGLGAIAPLAFILLYIVITVAFVPASVVTLGAGVVFGVVKGSLLVFVGAMLGATAAFWVGRYLARDWVASKIAHSPRFQAIDDAIAREGRKIIFLLRLSPVFPFNLLNYSLGLSQISLKDYVIGSVGILPGTILYVYLGSLVGNLATVGTSDGSQSPQAATVQWIVRVVGLVATVVVTLYITRLARRALNEALPEEPVSPEKP